Genomic segment of Acipenser ruthenus unplaced genomic scaffold, fAciRut3.2 maternal haplotype, whole genome shotgun sequence:
TGTAAAGGCTCTTAAGGCTTGTTTGGGTCGGAGCACCGGGTGTAAAAGCGTTAGGGCTTGTTTGGTTCCCTTAAGTTGTGCCAGATGAGCTCTATTAGCGATGAATGTGCTTCTGTATTAAGGCCTTTTACATGAGCAATCCACCTAAAAGGTTACTGCTCTTGCTCTGGAgtctggtgttaatacagcacctctctgcACTTACAAGCGTATGTATTCGATCAAATTGTTACCGTCCTTCTTGCACTTCAGTTCATTTAAACATGATatgagttttattttatatatatacagactgaTGTCATAGCGTATTCATAAACATGGACAAATGCTTTTAAAGGGTGAGGCAGCATTTCTGTGTTACAGGCGAGAATGGCGAAAACCCTGAAAATACAGTTCCAAAAATGTTGCATTTGCACCATTTTAGttgcagtctggagccctgtaaTCAGTCTAAAATTTTCAGAAGCAAGTTTCAGAAGCATGCTCCTTCTGTTGGTTAaaatgttcagaaatgtattaagTTTAACAATAATGGTAACATTATTACCCTGATTGAGTTGTGAAAGTCAAAAAGGGTGTCCTACTGTGGACAAGGACATGAAAAGTGTCACAAGTGTCAAAGCCAGCACTTGGGCTGTGCTTTAGTGCTCATGTTTACCCTATGTTTGTTATTGTAGTGCTCCAGGGAGGTAAGGGAGAGGCCGTGGTAACCCAGGGAGACACAAGTTAAAGTGGGGAGCGGGGAGATTCTGCTAGCCTGGAGTTTCAGCAGGGGATTAGTCTCTGTTTGATCTGCACGGAGTGGAAATTCAGGATTAGGTGTGACATTCAAAACCCTTCTTCAAAGCCCAACCTTTTCATCTTGTGTTTGTAACTCAGATCATAGGCCGGCGCTGAAATGAAGACTTGTGTTCTTAGTAATGTTACATTCTTCTCTTGTATTACAGTAACTGGAACATGTTTGGCTGAGAAGATCCAGAACACCACATCAAATACAATCCAAATCCAAGGGTAAAACTAGTCGCATCCATTTTACTGTTTAAACTATACATATTTCCAGGGATTCAAACAAGCATGTTATTGGTATACATCATCTGCCATGGCTATTAATTCAAAATCAGAGCAATCCGTATGATAATAAAGTGAATgaccatgacatatcaacagtatgtacagaacagtatagaataGGAATTAGCGAGGCTCGTGATAATTGGGTTAAAGATTATCCAGATATTTGCAACAAGTGTATCTACAGATCAATGGATGTAtcgacagacagacacccccatatatcataagaacacaagaacatttacaaacgagaggaggccattcggcccattttacgggtttggttgttagtggcttattgatcccagaatctcatcaatcagcttcttgtaggatcccagggtgtcagcttctggggagttggttccagaccctcacaatcctctgtgtaaagaagtacCTCCTATATCCCTTATCTAATATTCCCAAtaatttatgctaaataatgttgcTACCAAGATTCATGCCAAGGGGATAAgctgttttccagatatatgtaaaaatctgtgaaatgtgacatacagatagGGCCACCACCACTGCATCCCCTCACAGGGGCTTTCATCCCCAGTGGTCCACAGGTCCGCATGAGGACCACCACCTAAAAATACACACTTAATAACATTTGTCAATTCAATTATATATTTGTCAATTCAATTataacttagaccaattatttccatatctgatgccgagagactaatgcatgcctttgtttaatctagaattgattattgtaatgcacttttttctggtgtctcaaaacgtgtggtatcccgcttgcagcttgttcagaataccgccgctagaaatctgactaaaaccaggaaaagttaacatattaccactggctccctgtgtagtatagaattgattttaagatcgttacagttttcaagtcaagactaaaaacgcaattttataaaatggctttcttatcttagtgggttttaatgtaactttaaaattgctgcttttgtattataatgtgtatactgttatttaaatggtctgactgtggcagttgtatgtgtgacgtgctatacaaatgtattgtggtttgctatgtactgtacagtgctttgtgatacttttgtataaaaagcgctacataaatgcaataaatacataaatatacagtTGAGGTCAAAATTTTACATACTCCAATGGAAAtctataatttctagaaatgtcttgaaaacaatgaattttaggaaaaatctttggtagcaaaagttttgcttttgtggatgaagaaaaaaaattacaagaaatctCAAATATTCTAATTCAAATGCATTAATACACTTTCGAtgccatgattattattattattattattattattattattatttatttcttagcagacgcccttatccagggtgacttacaattgttacaagattgaTAGGAAATGATAGGAAAAAGCCACttttaggaaaacgtcacaaggacaatcgcttaaagtttgcaaaacggtatttgaatgatggatataagtcctggtcaaaggttttgtgacctatttggtcacgctgatagtcattacatttggagaaagtctggtgcggcgtacaaagaaaagaacaccatacctaatgccaagcatggaggtggtaatatccttctatggggctgtttctcctctaatggcacaggaaattgaCATTTAGTtcaaatacatggtaaaatggactccatagcataccaaaagatattagcCAATTacctgaaacactacaaaacTTGAtataaagcacaactggacgttccaacacgacaacgatccaaagcacacatcaaacctacttcagaatggttaaagaagaataaaatcaaggttctggaatggcctagtcaatgGAAGAAGGCtctgcacaagagaagtcctcggaatttgaatcgtttaaaagaggttattattgctaaaggtgcctcaactagctattcatgtCATTGTCCTTGTCTGGGtacgaatacttttgaattagcatttttggagttttgcaaaaaaaattgctgaaataaataattgtagacatctattttttgTAACGTTCTTTTcctcttttgctacaaaagatttttcctataattatttgtttttgagaaacttctagaaattatacatttccattgggaatgtaaacttttgactacagctgtatCCCAAAACAGACCGGACACCTCAATCCTTGCGACTACTACTCTGTGATCTGCGCTGCCACAGCACGTGCGGGACGATGAAGAAAGATTTTACAAGTTGTGCAAGACAGAGCACAGTTTGCAACTTTCAATGAAATTACTATCGGAAAAAGAGTTTCTTGCTGTTATTTGTTTGTCATTTCCAATTATATGCTCACTATGAACAGCAATGTTAACTAGACTTGTACTGTTTAATAGTTTAGTAGTGAttctttatcattattattatattgatatCAATGCAGACCCAAACATTTATGATGGTCCTCATATGTGAATTGTCCATTTATTTTAGCTAAAcccgtgtttttttatttatgaactgcCTTACTATGGCATTACAGATGATTTCAATAGTTTTCTAGTAcagcacccactcgatatatcgtgggtgtcggggtccaatacaaatccgctCTATATCGAGGGCCATGATATAGCGAGAGatccatagaaaaacaaataggctaacaaatactgtacaaccactccctcgttttatcaggggcgtcagggttccgttttttctcattttttgtataaaaagcagcacaccgttttaattcgtacagtggagggtaattgcttctcatcaacttcagtctccaattaatttcatgagtcttcctcattctcaaatgcacaaacccgctacattaaaagaatccattcccaacattcctagcttgttgctagggagctgacgtcactgccctgtggcttttgctagtgatttgctgccacacgtgaacacctcgttggctaaaataaaaaccgcctcagcaagtagatatttaatttgctttgtgttattgtgcaagacgtgtgtatatgataacagtacgatattaatgctttgtttcttAATTGTTATGTATactgttgtttgtgatgtgcagtacaaaataaaactaacagtAATTATAAGTGTCTATGTATATTACAGCTAAGGCAtgtgcagttagacagtaaaaatggggagccaactccaggaccacgATATATCTGAATCCACAGAATAGCGAGGGGCGATGTAATGAGGGGTGGGTGTAgttggttgatctcaaaactttgtcgaGTTAGGTCTTAGAGGATCCAAATGATTCAGCATCACCCTAGGAAACACTTGACTAGATAACCAAGCATtatgtttgcctttttaattgctgtcTGGTTGCTGACAGAGGTGAGTCTATTATAAGGCCAGCTCACTCTATTCTCATCTCTCCAATGTTCTGCACTAAAGAAATACATTCCCCACCACTGATTTgcaattaaatacaaacaaataaaagctcACCTCCTGCTCTTCAGTAAAAAGCTCAAACATGTTCTCCATGTCTATGAATGAACTCTGGATCATCCTGTTGACAAACAAAATCATTCACTTTATTTCTGTTCCCTACATCCTTAGTTAAGGTGTCTgctgtttaatatatttattatttcaaataaCAAGATAGCTTGATGAGATGCAGGATCCCAAGGGACAGCAAGAACACATTCAGCATTAcatcacacaaaacacaaatcagTAAATCACAAATTACTAAGACACAGTTAGGGCTTGAGTATGCAGAACACTTATGTAAATTTAGAAGACACAATCCATATAAACTGAATATTGTGCATATGATCTGCCCTATTCCACGTACGACTATGTCATATTTGCTTGGTGGTATATGCCAGTAGTACGTGGAATACTACAAGTCCCTTTTGCAGTATGTAGCATACTGCTTGAATTCTCCCAAAAGATAGGCGACAGACATAAGTGTTGAACTTCATTCATTTCCATGGGATTTCCGCCCATGCATGCTAATTACCAGAGCCGAGTGTTCAGCACACTCCCAAAGTTGCATGTAAAGTGAGGAATGGCATATTCTATATCATGTAAAATGAGATCTGCGGAATACATCCTGACtggattattgcaatgctctgtTTTCTGGTATTCCCAGATGTGTTACATcgactgcagcttgtgcaaaacacCGCTGCCAGGGTTTGAACAAGTAAAAGACATGATTCCATGACGTCGATATTGACAGccctacactggcttcctgtgagGTTTAGGGTTGATTTTAAGGACATGCTTATTACTTACAAACATTAAACAGtttcatatttaaatgatattttaatcCCATGTATACCTAGATGACCACTGCGATCCCAGGACGTAGGATTGCTTACTGTCCCTAAGGTATCAAAAATGAACACAGGTGTGTTAGAGCATTTAGCTTTAGGGCCCCTGAATTATGGAATGTTTACTATTGCTTGTACAGTATCAATAATTTATGTTGTACCTGTGAAGCGCCTTGCGACAATTTATTGTGCAAGGGCATATTGTTAtatgaaataaagattgattgattgattgattgattgattgattgattgttgacATTTTCCACACACTGCTTTGCTGCATATTGTAAAATTGCCACAAAAGTGTAAGTATTGATCAAAGACTCTCTTGTTTTAAAGACACAGTTCTGCACCCAAGGGTTAGAGTCAGAGCTACCAGCACAGGTTACACCGACTGATCATTTTAACTCAAATCTCTCCTTCAAACTCAACAAGACAACAGGACGGGGTTACAGATGGGATATATTAAATAGACACTTTAAGAAGTTTAGTTTAATTCTATGAATAACCATGTGAACATTTCAGacagagaggaggccattcacccatcaatacagagagagagagagagagagaggccattCCACCCGGCTTGCATAGAGGCCGATTGAATTCAGAATATCATGTTGTTGTCTCTTTAGGTTGTTTTAACTTGTAACTAAGTAATTCCATAAATCtatattacattttcatttactagttttgaaataaacacaagttatagtaaacatgtattttcattttcaaactcaGCTCATAAAGACGGTGTTTGCCTGTTTCATTTCTCAAAAGGGTTCATTTTGTTATCTCCTTTTGGGATTTAAAAAACCTCAATCAAGTCTCCCCTTGCCCTTATTTGTTTTAAGCTAAGTAGATTGGATTCCCTCAACCTATAATCAGAAGCCATCTCTTCTAGCCCTTGGATGAGTCTTGAGTCTCTTCATTGGACTCTCCAAAGCAGCAATCACGTATTTGCATTGCAGCAATACaaattgaacacagtattctaagttATGATATAAATAATCCTCTAGTTTGATTGATTCCTTGATGACATGGAGATCAGGCTAATGGGTCTGTAATTTCCCGGTTCCGCCTTATCTCCCTTCTTAAATATTTTTAGAACATTTGCAAGCCATCTTTATCAATTTGTCAGGCTCATGGATATAACCTCCCTTGTACATTAAGCACTCCAGGGAATCGGTTTGTCTTGAGAGACTCCTCTTAGTACTTCTGTTTGATTTAGACCAAAAATCTGTTTAAAGTAGTCATTCAATACATTTGTGTTTGCTTTCACTACTAAGGTTTCCCCATTGTCCCTTAGGCTTATGACTTCTCCCTTTACTTCTCTTGTATTGTTGCAGTATTGGAATAACTGTTTCAGGTTTTCTTTTACCTTTTCAAGTTAAACAGCCCTGGGTGCTGAATATTTTGTTCATCGCTTTGCTAAAAAGTGCCTTACCTGTAGTAGGTACCAAACCAGTTGAGAGGGGTGTAGAGCTGAATAATGTAGGTTCCGAAAAAAACATAATCACCAACCTGGAATGAGGACATATTTTAAGGTATGTTagtaatgtgaaaaaatgtgATCAGTTTTGTCAAACTagaaatctgtgtgtctgtcttcacCACAACCTACATACATATCACAAATtatgaacagaaaaaaacactgcaagTGAAACCTCTAAAGTCAGAGATGTCTTCTGGATTCACTTCCATGCTTTACCTTGAGCTTGTTCTCAGTGACAAAGTAGGCACAGAGCAGGGAGCCGGCCAGTAACCCGCCGCCAATAACGAGGTTCTGAGTCTGATTGAGCAAGGCCAGAGAGGCATTCACTTTCCATTCAGAAGCCTGGGGGACAAACAGCAACAGAAGATCATATGATAACAAACCTCCTCAAAGAAACCATTGCAGCTTCTGCTGGGCAGTTTCTGGCTCTGTcagatttatttagatttatttattcataaaagcCAGCAGCATCACTTGATAAGGATATGCATTTGCAGTGCCACACTTACAGAAACACATTGCGCACAGACACGACTGATATTTTATAGTAAGGTTCTATAAAATACaagaacacaagagcacagcaaagAAACTTATTGTGGAATACCCTAACATTTCAAATGTCAATTccattgctctctgtagtttcatgtgtatctgattgctctctgtagttccatgtttatctgattgctctctgtagtttcatgtgtatgattgctctctgtagtttcatgtgtatgattgctctctgtagtttcatgtgtatctgattgctctctgtagtttcatgtttaTCTGATAGCTCTTTGTAGTTTCATGTTTATCTGATAGCTCTCTGTAGTTCCATGtttatctgattgctctctgtagtttttttgtgtatctgattgctctctgtagtttcatgtgtatctgattgctctctgtagtttcatgtgtatctgattgctctctgtagtttcatgtgtatgattgctctctgtagtttcatgtgtatctgattgttCTCTGTAGTTCCATGTTTATCTGATagctctgtagtttcatgtgtatctgattgctctctgtagttttatgtgtatgattgctctctgtagtttcatgtgtatgattgctctctgtcgtttcatgtgtatctgatagcTCTCTGTAGTTCCATGTTTATCTGATagctctgtagtttcatgtgtatctgattgctctctgtagttttaTGTGTATGactgctctctgtagtttcatgcgtatgattgctctctgtagtttcatgtgtatctgattgctctctgtagtttcatgtgtatctgactgctctctgtagtttcatgtgtatgattgctctctgtagtttcatgtgtatctgattgctctctgtagttttatgtgtatctgattgctctctgtagttacatgtgtatctgattgctctctgtagtttcatgtgtatgattgctctctgtagtttcatgtgtatctgattgctctctgtagtttcatgtgtatctgatagctctctgtagtttcatgtgtatctgattgctctctgtagtttcatgtgtatctgattgctctctgtagtttcatgtgta
This window contains:
- the LOC131728430 gene encoding ATP-binding cassette sub-family B member 6-like, whose amino-acid sequence is ASEWKVNASLALLNQTQNLVIGGGLLAGSLLCAYFVTENKLKVGDYVFFGTYIIQLYTPLNWFGTYYRMIQSSFIDMENMFELFTEEQEVTDDVNAGPLLFKLGKVEFENVHFNYVNGKEILKDVSFTVMPGQTVAL